One Phaseolus vulgaris cultivar G19833 chromosome 2, P. vulgaris v2.0, whole genome shotgun sequence DNA window includes the following coding sequences:
- the LOC137809491 gene encoding 18.1 kDa class I heat shock protein-like, giving the protein MSIVPNANPFQDSPFTALSTSALSCDPSFLSGQFKWEETADAHVLKGEVPGLRREDVKVEVEDGRVLQVSGAMTVETQEDSDSSHRVNRRSSNFKKSFTVPPNAQPDHMMASMEDGVLTITLPKTNHANAISNS; this is encoded by the coding sequence atgtcgaTCGTTCCAAACGCCAACCCCTTCCAGGACTCCCCTTTCACGGCGCTATCCACCTCCGCACTGTCCTGCGACCCCTCGTTTCTGAGTGGGCAGTTCAAGTGGGAGGAGACGGCGGATGCGCACGTGCTGAAGGGCGAGGTGCCGGGGTTGAGGAGGGAGGATGTGAAGGTGGAGGTGGAAGACGGAAGAGTGCTTCAGGTGAGCGGAGCGATGACGGTGGAGACACAAGAAGACAGCGACAGCAGCCACCGCGTCAACCGCAGAAGCTCCAATTTCAAAAAGTCTTTCACGGTCCCTCCCAACGCCCAACCCGATCACATGATGGCCTCCATGGAAGACGGCGTTCTCACCATCACGCTTCCCAAGACCAACCATGCCAACGCCATCTCCAACTCATAA